GGCTTGTACATTTGATTGATATTGGACAATTTTGCGTTTTCTCCTTGCAGTTACTTAGAATGTGGTAGCCTTCTTCTGCATCCAGaattctccactctctctgAGTATCAGCTCCTCATGGAGGTGTTAGTATTTAAATAACTTggaaaatatgaaagaaataaattatTGCTGAAAACAATTCTCGCAGGTAGTAGTCAATGAAATTGGATGGCTCGACTTTTATGCTGAATCTGCTAGCAAGTTTTGTGTCAAAAGAAGATCCAAACAACATCCAATTCAAGcggaaaaagaaataattttgtaCACTGTTTTAACTGTATGCTATGATGTCATAGCTGGATTCGCCCACTATAACAATTCCTCGCAGCAGCCATTAGATGCAAATTTACTGGACTTCTTGCTTCAGAGGTATCAAATCATTCTGAGAATGTATTTGGAAGTCTCTAACATAAATGTAGCTCACTCTTAAGCTGATTTCTGTCAATCTCTTTAGTCAAAGTCTGCTGTCTGTGTGTCTGGAGGACTACTGGGCAGCTTATGATAGAACAGGGTATGTTGGATTTAATGACGAGATTTAATCTTCTGTTGCTGCACATTCCAATAATGAGTTGCCTATCCTATTAAACAGAGAAGTGCAAAAATTTTCTGATAGAAATGCATCTGATGCGGCAGCATCTTTGTTTAGTAAAGGTGGAATGGGTTCATCCATCATATTGGACGTGAAAGAGAAGCCAATACATCAATATAGATCTAGATTGAATCAGGTACAAGCACCAGATTTAATAAATAGGGACTGCTATACTGAGTTTATTCTTTAGTGAATCACTCTTGGTTCAAAATGTCTCGATTACTAAATTGACAGTCCGACAAGAAAATATATCTCCAGGCATAGTGGACAGTTCTTACCTTATTCATAAAAAGTGGCCATCTAATAATTGTGCACAACCTTTCAACTTGGCAATCAGTTTCTGAAGCCCTTTATAGACTGATAATTTCTTTTATCAAATGACAGGCCACCAGCTCTGCTGTGATGGACCCTGTGACACTGGTGGAGTCGGAATGCTCTACTGCACCCAAACCACTGCATGAAAATTTACTAAGAAAATCTACGACCAAGCTGATATCTGCAAGTGTTGTAAGTTATTATTCAGTTATTCAATCAAATCAATGAGTTTGCTCTATAGTAGTTAATTGTTTAATGTGTTATGCTATAGGATATCTGGATGGGTACTGAATTGCTCTTTACAGACGTATCAGATGCTTTAGAGCTACTTATAAAGCAGTTGAAAGGCCGTCAACTCACAAAAAGggagagaaagaaaatgaagagaaCGCTGGGTGATATAGCTACCCTTGTTCCCATAACCATCTTAATGCTAATCCCTGTAAGGATCAACTATATGAAACAACAGATTTTTGTTTCTTCTGCTCTAAGCTTATATTTTCTGCTGAATGAACTTGTCTTTTGGTCTACTTCATGTTCTATGCTAGAACTGGTTTAGTGCCTCTTTGTAAAGGAAATGATCTGGAAAATGTGTCATGTCTATCCTGGTTCCCAAGATtgccaaaaaaaattcaaaaattaaatgatTGTTTCCAAGAAATTGTATTAATGGTAGTTGATTGATTCTAGTAGTAGTACAAAAGATTTTCACCACGAACAACTTCCATTAAGTTTCACAATGTCAATGTGAAATATTTCTTTCCTATTGTTCTCACAAAGAAAAGAGCTTCTCAAAGATTCAGTGTGTTAAATCTATCAGGTTTCCGCGGTGGGTCATGCAGCAATGTTAGCTGCAATCAAGAAATATGTCCCCAGTTTGGTAATTACGTGTAATCTATCATTCTATACATTATTCCTTTTCGTAATTTGTTTATATGTTATCTTTGTGGCCCAGATTCCTTCTCCGTATTCATCTGAAAGGCTTGATCTAATGAAACAATTAAAGAGAACGAAGAAGAAGGAAGTCCAAGCTCGGAGCAGGGTCGAAAACCCTTCTTCTAAAGTTGTAGAGTGAATGCAAGCTGTGGGAAATAATTTCATTATCATGATGTTGATTCAACTTTAACTTCTGTAAATTGGCAAGAGAAGTTGCCCATACACATTATAGCCTATGCAAGAAACTGTCAATTAGAGGAAACACTTTTTCACAAGCGCACGTACACACAAATCCTACTAAATTTAGTTCTAGAGGAAGCAAACTTTGATTTTGATCAACTGTATTTGCTCTAGGCATAATCTGACAATTGTTCATATTGTCCATGGTTTACAACGAAGCTTTCAAGTTTCTAAATTTTCTAATCGTTGCAATTACTTCTTTTTAGTTGGAGACACTTTCATTTTCGTAGTTGGCAACCTACAAGGCTGAGGAACAGATGaatgtttttaaaatataagCGGACGTGGGACACTAGAAGAATATATTTTAGGTACTCTTTGACTCTTAAATTGAGTCTTTTTCCCTAGATAAACAGCATAATTGTAAACAGAGATGCATCTAAAAGGGGTGAGCATGTTCACCCGAACCTCCTTAGAAAAAGagtaaatttttaattacaCGTACAAATTTTAGGcactaaaattttatttttgaacctCTAGAAAAAAAGTAAGATGCAACCAAAAAGattattatctttattttccattttttgGGTTTGGATGAGAGGACAAAGTATTATATACAGACTACTGTTCACTTTTGTTgaagaaattattaattatgcAATTGTGGAACCACCAGCTGGAGTAGCTCAGTTGGTTAGAGCGTGTGGCTGTTAACCACAAGGTCGAAGGTTCAACCCCTTCCTCTAGCGTTGGCAGTAAatcattcttcatattttactttttgCCCCAAAAAGTGTTTTTTTATTTTCGGCTAGCAAGTCTGTGGTCATTGAGTAGGCTGATTGCATATATAACTTTAATGTTTTGTTGAATTTACTAGTTGTAAATAAGGCTAGAAGGATCAAAAGATTATGGTACCTGAAAACTTGAGCTTCAACACCATGACAAACGGATCTAGGAAAGTGTATATATGACAAAGTGATAATCATTAAGCCAAACATCAACAACAGTTAGTGACAGATAATACTCCTCATTCCGGACAACAACATTTTCTTTATAGTTcgtttaaaaaaaacaatagcgttttaaatttgaaatgatttaaattaaatttctcATTTTATGTATAATGACAAGGTTTTAAAGCTATACAAATAATATGACATGTCTGAAactataaatttcaaaagatAAATTGCACAACAATATGATATATCAATGAATGGATACAATCTCATCTTCGTACACCATTTCGAACATTTCATCGAAGTTGGATACAAATATTCACAACAAAAGCTAGAAGTTAAAGCAAGACAACATGACAAAATGTTAAACAAGTAAAAAAATCgttgtttttcttatttcttttattacaaAAAGGCGAATTAGGTAGCAAACACAATCAAATTCAAACAATTTTTTAGAAATCGCTAGAGAGAGGAACATGATCGCCGTAGTTCATGAACACATTGCTATAGATTAGACCAGCCAATCCACCACCTGTAAGTGGTCCAACCCAATAAATCCAGTTACCAGCAAAGTTGCCACTGGCCACTGCAGGCCCAAAAGAGCGGGCTGGGTTCATTGAACCGCCAGAGAATGGACCCGCAGCCAAAATGTTGGCACCAACGATGAAACCAATGGCAATGGGTGCAATTGTACCCAATGATCCCTTCTTGGGGTCAGCTGCTGTGGCGTACACAGTGTACACCAATGCAAATGTGATGATGATTTCCATTACAACTCCTTCAGTAGCTCCTACACCAGCTGCCACACCGTGGATTGGAATAGCCTgcggagagaaaaaaaaagaagaaaagatttAGATATTTTTGAGATAAATTCAATCGATCAATTATTATAATATGATTAGTTTGACGTTTTTTATTAGACTTAATATTAGTCATACATTCaacaataaattataattaagccTCAATTTGAAATAAGTTGGAATCGGCTATGAGAATCATATATAATTTGAGAACTAATTAATTACCATTCCTCCGGTGACAAATTTGAGGAGGTAGCAAGCAACAATTGAGCCCAAAAGCTGAGCAATCCAGTAAAACAGGCCGGTAAGAAGGGTGATTTGGCCGCCAAGAGCTAAACCAAAAGTAACAGCGGGGTTAATGTGACCACCAGAGATGTTAGCGCCAATAGAAACGGCTACGAAGAGAGCCAATCCATGGCAAACTGCGACCGCAACTAGTCCCGCAGGATCAAGAGCCGCGTCTGATGTTAACTTATCTGCGGAAAATTTGgaataattaattatcaaagtcaaaaattcccaaattatgTTGGTCCAAAAAACGTTGCATGTACTAGCATATAAAATCTATAGATTCCCAACGACCTCAAATTAATAATTGGATTTATCGTTAAATATTCAAAATAGTTCATTGATACGTAAGTATgtataaacaaattaaatataagaaaaaggaaGAGTTAGTAACTGTAAGCAATGGCAGAGCCAACACCGGCGAAGACGAAAAGCAAGGTGGAGATAAATTCAGCAACATAGGCCTTAATAGACCCCCAACTGCAAGAATCGTCAAAACGACCAAAAGCTATACAAGGCATTTTCAGAGCAAATTAATTATACTGCAATATAATAGACAGAGAGAAGAATATTGCTTTTGGATGACCCCAAGAGTCCTTTGTTTGTCACCTATATATACTGCaaatataacaataaaataTGTTGTATGTCAATTAATGCACTTCATGAATTttgcactatatatatatagtatactATTTTctagtttacaacaaatatagtcatattttatttacataaaaaataatcaaaatcatagaaaatatacaatgactatacaatatagctcgCAAAAGTCATAttatacactgactatataatatagattacttatacgtgagttatacactgaatatacattatgatacattctGTACATGAAACATATATTGAGTATACATAAAGATACACTGAATGaccatttttttggtaattaaaatGACCGAGTGGTTATCTACTGTAATTATCCCAAATATTTGTACTCATTGGAGGCAAAACTAGGATTTGATCTTTCGACTTTTAAGGTTATGttcttaatatttatttattataatttttaactaGTTATGGGTTCATATTTACTAATGGTTATAAGTTTATTGAACTTTTACGTATAAATTTATACTCTATTTCAAGAGTATTTAGAGGCGGagccaaaattttaattttatgaatcTAAATTTATTAAGAATAACTACTATAAGTGATTATAAGTTTATAACTGGATTCTAAAGctaatatttgtatatattcaaTAGACTTCTTGATACTAATAAcctatttatgaaaaaattaccaaattcCTTTGAATCCGTGGTAACCGAACTTTTAGCTCCACTTGAAAATATTGGGTTTAGATAACTCAATATCACAACATTGGATCCTCCCCTGGTCCTtacttaaaatatttgtcacTGTGGCAATTGTCTAACTATAAATACCTCAATTAATATgcaatgacaaaaaaaaaaaatattttaagatatatataaaataaataataaatgacttcaaatattttctaatgggtatataaataaaaaatatagcaACGTATTTTGAGATGATACACAAGGGAGTACAAGATTAGTACGAGCCTCTTTATAATTGTTATAAGGGGAATTCAATGCATGTATATTATCCAATCATGTGTTTTATTACAAAACTTAGCTGTCACTAATATGCCTTTTTTTAGAAATGTCTCGAAGTTCATCgatcaaaataataatgatCATCCATGTGAACCGATCGTTATTAAGAGATTTTCGGTGGTGGCCCTTGTGAACAAATTAAATATTGATTATGAAATGATTTGGTGATATCTGCATGACTTATATAATGAGGAGGGGGGTAATTTGGTCTACAATGTGCACCCACGGACCATGAAAATGGAGAATCGGGTGCGTGTGATGGAATTTGCTGGAGTTTCTCAAAATATGtggataaaaattatttacGTCATTGTAATCcaagtcatgatatattttgGATTTAATATATTGTTGAAtgtcattttacaaaatttgttttttttaataaaaatatttttaatgaagtgaTCAACCTACTCCAAGAAGTCCTTAAGAGGCACAATAGCAGTAAATGATGATGTTAGTAGTAATAAGAGGGAAATTAGGGTTTATAAAATAGAGAGCACTATTAAAGATGGGAGAAAAAATGCATTAAGTGAAATTTGATTCTTTTTCATGTAGGTAAATAACTTAATTTTTAATCAAGTGCATCAATACTAAATCTTTTTATAGCATGAATGCCAGTAGATAATATtggattaattttaaaaattatgtatataaaatatataattttgtaaaaAGATAATAATTCACGTGCACCATATAATACACAGGAAATTCGCCCTGGGTAGGAATGATCCCACCATAGTAGGAGATGGTTCTAACTTGCGTTGCATGTACTTGCAACTTAGTTGttacaaataaataaactaaagaTCCTTTtgcaacaaaagaaaaaaaattattttactagaaaaaatattttgactaaTCAAATATGAGAAgattggaaaatattttcctatatataccaaacacacccttaaaTTAAGGGTCTTAATGTTTGAACGGTATGTACTGATTGAGTAAGAAATATTTACACATTATATCACTCGTACAATTTAATCATTatgataaaatttaattattgataatctgatttttaaaaaaacattacAATAATTATTGCAAAACTATGTTGTAGAGCAACACCAATAAgggattttttatttatttgaaattttaccAATTTTGCATAGCAGAATTGTTTTGGATAATGACattgataaaaaaattcttgaataattaagACTAGTGTTGTCGGGATTTCTCCTTCAAAAATAGGCGTATATCAGTATTTGTAATGAGCTCACGGTATTCCTTAGTAAAAGGCAAAAGAATAATTCACTATGTGCTCATTGCGTGTTAAAGGCGCTAGAGCCCGTTACAATCTTATATAGTAGTTCCACACGCTCGCTTCACAAACTTCTAGTGTCACCAATGACTAACACATAAATAGCTACTCCTTCGGCTGGGGAGGCCCCCAGATCAAGCATGAAGGGCGGAAGCAAAACAGGGTAGCCGACTTGTTAGCAAAGAAGGGAAAAATGCTCAAGGATATTTTTGTGAAGAATGGACAGTTCCCCTAGTGTTTGTTTTGGAAATACTACAAGCAGACATTAGTGGAACTTTTTTTATTAGACACGGTAGCGCTAATTGTATAAACCTTGATCTAACTTAGCATGTAATGCTACAAGCAATGTAGCTAACCCTATTATATTGCTGcgtaatacataaatatatataacgCCTTTTTTTacccaaaaaagaagaagaaaaaaacaatgaCTAACACTATGGGCTGTGGTAGTATGGGTTTCCTACTCTTTCCCATATGGTGAAGATATTGGGCTTGTATATTTGGGTCATCTTTAAAACCAAAAATGTGTGCATTCGGCTTGTATTTTTGGGTCATTTAACTTAGTACATTTTACCTAAATTTCATAGTGATTCTTTCCAATTACACTTTACGAttcattcctatgactcgtaggaataATTACGGATCGTAACGGTAGCTCGTATGAAGGCTTCTTCCAATCGAAATTTCACGAAGTGTTGGCGAGGTCTACGAACcgtttctatgactcgtagagcaACCTATGAATCGTAGACCTCCCTCGTAGTCTATTGTTCAGTCCAATTCATCAATCTTTCTCATGGTTGTCGAACttagtctaggctagaataacacCGAGCGTTATAATTTTAAATGCAACAAAGTGAAGAGTAACAAGACAAGGATCAACACAGCCATGCTAAACCTCTCGGAGATGGTCATGTTATTGTGGAAGCGTAAGGAATCGGAGATCGGGAAGGGActatgcaccatcaacaccCGGGAGCAGCTTCAAAAAGAGTTTAAGAAGGCCTTTTTACCTAataatgtcatctatgaggTCAAATGCAAGTTCAAGAAGTTGAAGAAAATGGGTAGCATACGGGcctatgtgaaggagttcactacCCTTACGTTTCAAATCCTCAACCTTACAGATGAAGACATGCTCATTCACTTTATGAAGCTGCAAAGTTGGGCTAAGAGGGAGTTGGAGCATCGTCAGgtcagcaccatcgatgagACCATTATACAAGTCGAAGCCCTGACGGACATTAGTCATGACAGGCATGACAAGAGCAAGGGCAAAGAAACTAGGAGTAGACATACCAAAGGTGGGGGAAATCGCAGAAAAAGCAAGGAGAAACACCATCTCACCAAGCACCATGACGCCAACAGGTCCAATGGCGGATTACAGGGCTATGCCGAGAAGAAGGAGCAGACTATGAAAGGAAGAAACTGCTACAATGTGAAGGTCCTCATGGCTATGCTAGGTGCTCggagatgaagaaccttggtgctaTTCTACATGAGCAAAATGACAAAAAGGTGCAAGACCAGGGGCAGAGTTCGAGCACAACACAGCTGGGCATGATTGGGTTATGCGGAGCCATTGCGAAGCAAACAGAGAAGGCTGGAGACTAATCCGCACAGTATGTAGACATATCCATCAACGGTCGGCCAGCTCGTACTATGGTGGACTCCGGAGCGGAGGACAACATCATGACCAAGTTTATGGCAACAAGGTTGAGGTTAAGCTATGGTCCAAGCAACACCTGCCTGAAGACGTTCAATGCCTCACTAACTCCCATGTGCGGAGTCGCTTATGGAGTGGACATCACGTCGGGCAAGTTGCAAGGTAGGACCAACTTCACTGTCGCctccttagatatctttgatataatCCTTAGGCAGGAATTCTTCCATCGATGCCACACGGTGATCGacccctacctccaacaactcttggTTATAGAGTAAGAGGAATCTTGTATGGTACCCCTGGTTAACGTACCAAAGAAGGAAGGACAAGCTCAACTATCGTCCAAACAGCTTGTGAAGGAGCTCAAGAAAGAGGGATCGATGCTTTTGAAAACCATTATAGGTTTTGAAGGAGAGAGACAAAAAGCCATTGTCGTGTTTCGCGTCCATTAGATGGGGAAAACATCGGAGAAAGCTACACGGAAATAATAGAAGGACTTATGACTATTTGAAGATAAGATCTGAGAGATTATGTAGCAGCAATGCGCCAGGAGAACGTCGAGACACTATCAATTTGGAGCGCAAGGCCGTTGTCGCAACATCAGGTGGCAGAGAGTATAACGACCCGCCACATCATCACTCTGCATAAGCGCCACGTAAGTGCCACATGGCACAAAGTTGCCCATGTGGAAGCCTTACATAGGAAAAGGGCTAGTTCATAGTGGAAGGTTCTAGAGACATGTGGAGAATTCCCTTGGAAGACTTTAGAATTCCATGGATTTGCATGGAAAATCCTTAAAATTTTCTAGTTGTATAGAGTACTCTAGACAGAGgacttatttataaatatagagGGACTTGtaaagaaattattatttatacttTAACCCCTAGGGAGTACTATAAATAGAAAGGGTTATTCATTTGTATACCAATCAAGCAATCAAGCAAGAAAGAATCTACCAAAGCACTATACAaaaccttcttcataaaagctctcttgtctttctttaAATCTAGTGTTCCCCTAGCGATCTAGTCTAAAAGACTTACTTAAGCTTGCAAGATAGtaaaagattcgtgagtaaatTGCCAAGTGCTGCACACAGGTCTTAATCGAAGTCTAAATCTGTAACACTAGGCTATAGGCTAATAGAATCCTCATCAAGAGGAAAGTATCCTCTTGCAAATCCTAGGGCAAAGTTCATAAGCAACAAGAGGGATTTCACCCATTAGCTACTAAACTACTTCCTCCATTCATCTTTACTTATTTAGTATTGACTTGATATATTCTTTTCGaagtagtaaataaaataacaattttattatatcattatttgaatataataaattcaatgttttgagaaatatattgaaaaaaatGACTATAGCTAATAATAAgggtaaattaaaaattaaataataaattatctcttaattttttaaattaaacatataaaaatggttattaattttttaatataacacATAAGTAAAAATGGATGGATAGAGTATTTACATTTGTTAATTCATATCCGAAAAATTAAGGAACTAACCCTTATCTTTACTATTTATAGGAACTAGCTATGAATAGTACAAAAGTAACCCTTAATATAATTAAACTTAAGGCTAGAATGCAATTAATGTCGGCTAAGGCATGCAATTTGGCCATCTCTTCCAAATCCTCTATTTGAATATCCACTTTAGTCTATTGTGAACCTTCAAAGTCTTCTTGACTTAAAGGGCCATTTCAGTTTAAATCGATGttgatttaaagttgaaattttattttgatatgtaattaaatttcttaagttgTTGTAGTTTTTCTCATAAGCATTAAAATTTCATtgtgaaaattatcaaaatttttttaatttttaaatgagcAAATCATAGTTTATCCAAGATATCGGAATATTCTAATGTGCCGCATTAATAAATTGTATATCTCTAATGTTCTTTTTGTAAATAGATTTGTGCGATTACATGTTATTACAAACATTTAAATGCACATAATTTTACAAAGATTTACTACTCCAAAAAATCAACAATAGTAATAACTAGTTATTctctaatataattttttcacaTGATACAATCAATCTATTCAAATCAAACATGAgcctttttttttaacaaaatataattattgGTCAAgtttacattattattttttattgaaatcacaatttgaaatttaaaatcctgctttttaaaaaatttgaaattttatacaaatttcataaaaaaataataaaattgatttcgaatcaaaaattgaaattaactGGGGTCAAGTTCTGTGGCGAAAAGCCTAATTAATTTTTAGGGATGAAATAAGCAGCAATGTTTCAATTCCATAAGGTTGTCAAGTTGCAAATTAGCTAAGATAAAAAAGTTTGTGTCAGTTGACTTTTGAAATGGCatcataatatttgatttcattgGGACTTCGTGGTTGATAATTTTCGAATTCAGAACATGGAATAGAAAATAACATGAAATTGAAAGATAGAAAACTAGACACCAATATTGATAAAATATAGgcaataataacaagaataaatccTAATCACCTCCTAATTCAATCAATATAGACACCTAGGCTAATAGAATCCTCTAGTGGAAAATATTCCTCTTGCAAATCTTTAGGCAAAGTTTATAGGCAATAGAAGGGAAATCAACCATTAGCTATCTACTAGAACTAGAAGTATACGATAATGCAAGAGCATTCATCAATTGTTCATGTCTCAAAAAATAAGGAATTAAACGTCAGTATCCGTTTGATCATGAATAGTTTTCACTTTTTTATTTTGGGAGGGAGGGAGGGAAGGGGGAGGGGGGAAGATTTTATTTC
This Solanum dulcamara chromosome 8, daSolDulc1.2, whole genome shotgun sequence DNA region includes the following protein-coding sequences:
- the LOC129900315 gene encoding aquaporin TIP2-1-like — encoded protein: MPCIAFGRFDDSCSWGSIKAYVAEFISTLLFVFAGVGSAIAYNKLTSDAALDPAGLVAVAVCHGLALFVAVSIGANISGGHINPAVTFGLALGGQITLLTGLFYWIAQLLGSIVACYLLKFVTGGMAIPIHGVAAGVGATEGVVMEIIITFALVYTVYATAADPKKGSLGTIAPIAIGFIVGANILAAGPFSGGSMNPARSFGPAVASGNFAGNWIYWVGPLTGGGLAGLIYSNVFMNYGDHVPLSSDF